From Oryzias melastigma strain HK-1 linkage group LG15, ASM292280v2, whole genome shotgun sequence, one genomic window encodes:
- the edrf1 gene encoding erythroid differentiation-related factor 1 isoform X1: protein MSSAAGDRNPGTLLDNVKEDVGSPVCAEDCSKRDPTMYFGNGEVKSSAVVKYSAAPPSTYALPEEKTDLKMPPANWLRENPQLGSAVLGSSSKSKPFSSFGIAYDFIDCIGNGVDVVSDSENIKKLLKIPYSKSHVSMAVHRVGRTLLVDELDIQELFRRSSQTGDWTWLKEFYQRLNDQKWQRKKKSKEHWYQKAILSKFLYYSINGDGAAEPVLDNMNEGDDDKNAEECSSSWPATFTSPSDAQESEIPEQEGVSADRKFALGQVTSVLKEQNLPTLFNEGENSQGLRNDFVRNIMWTFEDIHMLVGSNMPIFGGGRYPAVSLKLRESNKPINILTGIDYWLDNLMCNVPELVMCFHVNGIVQKYEMIKTEDIPHLENSTFSTRVVKDIAQNILSFLKSNCTKEGHTYWLFKASGSDIVKLYDLTTLCEEAEEEKYQNPFTLPVAVLLYKVASNLMLKTRQNRKHYGTVRTLLLNCVKLLDQERHPQIIASAYYMLSELFQLNEPSEGDGGESLRAGGLEDSYSDEDREEEEEEDLTEDSDENSSFSDGSKLQDDSKAVAVIRSVGELSVPEKYKSTHQIRPSGSFPVSQDKEERCRHILSYVLMGLKAVDGSIKRESDLPAADPNTPIPLKYEDGASAAEKGLSLLLERAAGPVQADLKHPTRSGMIPGSWQHHMKMQLFLKASKAYYVLSDAATNLLKYGRALRYIKLSMQCYDAYCSVNGTLSPRVLQLHSQCLSLCGDIQLMLAQNANNRAAYLEEYSYQTKDDQEILHSLHRESSCQAFNMVTDLAMDPEYQLFVSSKCYEAAHDLLISEALKEENSDQLPQLLKRLGNIRNEMGVFYMNQAAALQTEKEMKKPVSTAEQELWKKSFSFFEKGIGDFEAIGDKTNTALLLCNTGRLMRICAQAHCTVMADESRGEFSPEEALYYNKAIDYYLSAMRSLGSREIHPAVWDSVNWELSTTYFTLATLLQDFAPLSRKAQEQIEREVTEAMIKSLKYCDLQTESARQPLYQYRAATIHHRLASMYHSCFRNQVGDEHSRKQHRSLAELHYSKAVSLFLSLREAPCELLRTLLERVAFAEFTMAGQSSSMTKLKSLTGAMEIMTEAHHAFRLIQKELLEKEEESSEPAASESPIGSDMAAAAGLDLPEVTRLIGVFEPSFCFLLLQIIKLMTTVKRKPSNKDEEMLKTYKNVYSKLLRADKSAPLLDRIQLYMDLLQQLTPQTGSDGANKQEE, encoded by the exons atgagctcaGCAGCTGGTGACAGAAATCCTGGGACACTACTGGATAATGTAAAAGAAGACGTTGGAAGTCCTGTCTGCGCAGAGGATTGCAGCAAACGG GATCCCACTATGTACTTTGGAAATGGAGAAGTAAAGAGCAGTGCTGTGGTCAAGTACTCTGCCGCTCCCCCCAGCACTTATGCCCTCCCCGAGGAGAAGACGGACCTGAAGATGCCTCCTGCCAACTGGCTGAGGGAAAACCCCCAGCTTGGCAGTGCTGTTTTAGGCTCCAGCAGCAAAAGCAAGCCCTTTTCCAG ttttggaATTGCCTATGACTTCATTGATTGTATTGGAAATGGTGTTGATGTGGTGTCAGACTCTGAG AACATCAAGAAACTGTTGAAGATTCCCTACAGCAAGTCCCATGTTAGCATGGCAGTTCACCGTGTTGGAAGAACGCTGCTTGTAGATGAGCTGGATATTCAGGAGCTTTTTAGAAGATCCTCTCAG ACAGGAGACTGGACATGGCTCAAAGAGTTTTACCAGCGTCTAAACGATCAAAAATGGCAGcggaagaaaaaaagtaaagagcACTGGTATCAAAAAGCCATCCTGTCGAAGTTCCTCTACTACAG CATAAATGGCGATGGGGCTGCAGAGCCCGTGTTAGACAACATGAACGAGGGGGACGATGACAAAAACGCTGAAGAGTGCAGCTCTTCATGGCCCGCAACTTTTACCAGCCCATCAGATGCTCAAGAGTCAGAAATTCCCGAACAG GAAGGTGTTTCTGCGGACAGAAAGTTTGCTCTGGGCCAGGTGACATCTGTATTAAAAGAGCAAAACCTTCCCACCCTCTTCAATGAAGGGGAGAACAGCCAG GGTTTAAGGAATGACTTTGTGCGAAACATCATGTGGACTTTTGAGGACATCCACATGCTGGTTGGATCCAACATGCCAATATTTGGAGGCGGGCGATACCCCGCAGTCAGTCTGAAGCTGAG gGAAAGCAATAAACCGATCAACATTCTCACAGGAATCGACTACTGGCTGGACAACCTGATGTGCAACGTACCAGAACTGGTTATGTGTTTTCATGTCAATGGCATCGTTCAG aaatatgaAATGATTAAAACTGAGGACATTCCTCACCTGGAGAATTCCACTTTTTCCACAAGAGTTGTGAAAGACATCGCCCAGAATATTCTCTCCTTCCTGAAGTCCAACTGCACCAAAGAGGGTCACACTTACTGGCTTTTCAAAg CGAGTGGGAGTGACATTGTGAAGCTTTACGACCTGACCACTCTGTGTGAGGAAGCCGAGGAGGAGAAGTACCAGAATCCCTTCACTCTTCCTGTCGCAGTGCTGCTCTACAA GGTGGCCAGCAACCTGATGCTGAAGACGAGGCAAAACAGAAAGCACTACGGCACAGTCAGAACTCTGCTCCTCAACTGTGTCAAACTCCTTGATCAGGAGAGACATCCTCAG ATCATCGCGTCAGCTTACTACATGCTGTCAGAGCTGTTCCAGCTCAACGAGCCTTCTGAAGGCGATGGAGGGGAGTCTTTGAGGGCTGGTGGCTTGGAGGACAGCTACAGCGATGAagacagggaggaggaggaggaggaggatctcACCGAGGACAGCGACGAGAACAGCTCCTTCAGTGACGGCTCCAAGCTTCAGGACGATAGCAAAGCAGTGGCTGTGATCCGCTCTGTAGGGGAGCTGTCCGTCCCTGAGAAATACAAATCCACTCACCAGATCAGA ccAAGTGGATCCTTCCCCGTCTCTCAAGACAAGGAGGAGCGGTGCAGACACATCCTGAGCTACGTGCTGATG GGGTTGAAGGCAGTAGATGGCAGCATCAAGAGGGAGAGCGATCTCCCCGCCGCAGATCCAAACACACCCATTCCCCTCAAATACGAGGACGGCGCCTCGGCCGCAGAGAAAGGCCTTTCCCTCCTGCTTGAAAGAG cagcaGGGCCTGTGCAGGCAGACCTGAAGCACCCGACACGCTCGGGGATGATCCCCGGCTCCTGGCAGCACCACATGAAGATGCAGTTGTTCCTCAAAGCCTCCAAGGCCTACTACGTCCTGTCGGACGCCGCCACCAACCTGCTGAAGTACGGCCGAGCCCTGCGCTACATCAAGCTGTCCATGCAGTGCTATG ACGCTTACTGTTCAGTGAATGGAACCCTAAGCCCACGAGTGCTGCAGCTCCACAGTCAGTGCCTGTCTCTGTGCGGCGACATCCAGCTGATGCTGGCCCAGAACGCCAACAACCGGGCGGCTTACCTGGAGGAATACAGCTATCAGACTAAAGATGATCAGGAAATCCTGCACAGCCTGCACAGAGAGAGCAGCTGCCAGG CATTCAACATGGTGACTGACCTGGCCATGGACCCGGAGTATCAGCTGTTTGTGAGCAGCAAATGTTACGAAGCAGCTCACGATCTGCTCATCTCTGAGGCCCTGAAAGAGGAAAACTCTGATCAGCTGCCGCAGCTCCTCAAAAGGCTGGGAAACATCCGTAATGAGATGGGAGTCTTCTACATGAATCAAGCTGCGGCCTTGCAAACAGAGAAAGAAA TGAAAAAGCCGGTGTCCACAGCGGAGCAGGAGTTGTGGAAGAAGAGTTTTTCCTTCTTCGAGAAAGGAATCGGGGACTTTGAGGCCATCGGGGACAAAACCAACACGGCGCTGTTGCTGTGTAACACGGGCCGGCTGATGAGAATCTGCGCTCAGGCCCACTGCACCGTCATGGCCGACGAGAGCCGAGGAGAGTTCTCTCCAGAGGAGGCGCTTTACTACAACAAG GCTATTGACTATTACCTGAGCGCCATGAGATCACTGGGGAGCAGAGAGATCCACCCTGCGGTCTGGGACAGTGTGAACTGGGAGCTGTCCACCACATATTTCACTCTGGCTACACTTCTGCAGGACTTTGCTCCGTTATCCAGAAAGGCCCAGGAGCAG aTTGAGCGAGAAGTGACAGAAGCCATGATAAAATCCCTCAAATACTGCGACCTGCAGACCGAATCCGCCCGCCAGCCGCTCTACCAGTACAGAGCGGCCACCATCCATCACCGCCTGGCCTCAATGTACCACAGCTGCTTTCGCAACCAG GTGGGAGATGAACACTCGAGGAAACAACACCGCAGCCTGGCGGAGCTTCACTACAGCAAAGCCGTGTCTTTGTTCCTCAGCCTCAGAGAGGCTCCCTGTGAGCTGCTCCGCACTTTACTGGAGAGAGTGGCTTTTGCTGAGTTTACCATGGCAG GTCAGAGCAGCAGCATGACTAAGCTGAAGAGCTTGACCGGAGCGATGGAGATCATGACCGAAGCGCACCACGCTTTCAGGCTGATCCAGAAAGAGCTGCTGGAAAAGGAGGAGGAA tCAAGTGAACCTGCTGCTTCTGAATCCCCAATCGGTTCTGATATGGCCGCCGCGGCGGGACTCGACCTTCCAGAGGTCACCAGGTTAATCGGCGTGTTTGAGCCGAGTTTCTgtttcctgctgctgcagatcatCAAACTGATGACGACAGTGAAGAGGAAACCGAG CAACAAGGACGAGGAGATGCTAAAAACGTACAAGAACGTTTACTCAAAGCTGCTGCGTGCAGACAAGAGCGCGCCTCTCCTGGACCGCATCCAGCTCTACATGgatctcctgcagcagctgaccccacaaacaggaagtgacggcgcCAATAAACAGGAAGAATAA
- the edrf1 gene encoding erythroid differentiation-related factor 1 isoform X2, with the protein MSSAAGDRNPGTLLDNVKEDVGSPVCAEDCSKRDPTMYFGNGEVKSSAVVKYSAAPPSTYALPEEKTDLKMPPANWLRENPQLGSAVLGSSSKSKPFSSFGIAYDFIDCIGNGVDVVSDSENIKKLLKIPYSKSHVSMAVHRVGRTLLVDELDIQELFRRSSQTGDWTWLKEFYQRLNDQKWQRKKKSKEHWYQKAILSKFLYYSINGDGAAEPVLDNMNEGDDDKNAEECSSSWPATFTSPSDAQESEIPEQEGVSADRKFALGQVTSVLKEQNLPTLFNEGENSQGLRNDFVRNIMWTFEDIHMLVGSNMPIFGGGRYPAVSLKLRESNKPINILTGIDYWLDNLMCNVPELVMCFHVNGIVQKYEMIKTEDIPHLENSTFSTRVVKDIAQNILSFLKSNCTKEGHTYWLFKASGSDIVKLYDLTTLCEEAEEEKYQNPFTLPVAVLLYKVASNLMLKTRQNRKHYGTVRTLLLNCVKLLDQERHPQIIASAYYMLSELFQLNEPSEGDGGESLRAGGLEDSYSDEDREEEEEEDLTEDSDENSSFSDGSKLQDDSKAVAVIRSVGELSVPEKYKSTHQIRPSGSFPVSQDKEERCRHILSYVLMGLKAVDGSIKRESDLPAADPNTPIPLKYEDGASAAEKGLSLLLERAGPVQADLKHPTRSGMIPGSWQHHMKMQLFLKASKAYYVLSDAATNLLKYGRALRYIKLSMQCYDAYCSVNGTLSPRVLQLHSQCLSLCGDIQLMLAQNANNRAAYLEEYSYQTKDDQEILHSLHRESSCQAFNMVTDLAMDPEYQLFVSSKCYEAAHDLLISEALKEENSDQLPQLLKRLGNIRNEMGVFYMNQAAALQTEKEMKKPVSTAEQELWKKSFSFFEKGIGDFEAIGDKTNTALLLCNTGRLMRICAQAHCTVMADESRGEFSPEEALYYNKAIDYYLSAMRSLGSREIHPAVWDSVNWELSTTYFTLATLLQDFAPLSRKAQEQIEREVTEAMIKSLKYCDLQTESARQPLYQYRAATIHHRLASMYHSCFRNQVGDEHSRKQHRSLAELHYSKAVSLFLSLREAPCELLRTLLERVAFAEFTMAGQSSSMTKLKSLTGAMEIMTEAHHAFRLIQKELLEKEEESSEPAASESPIGSDMAAAAGLDLPEVTRLIGVFEPSFCFLLLQIIKLMTTVKRKPSNKDEEMLKTYKNVYSKLLRADKSAPLLDRIQLYMDLLQQLTPQTGSDGANKQEE; encoded by the exons atgagctcaGCAGCTGGTGACAGAAATCCTGGGACACTACTGGATAATGTAAAAGAAGACGTTGGAAGTCCTGTCTGCGCAGAGGATTGCAGCAAACGG GATCCCACTATGTACTTTGGAAATGGAGAAGTAAAGAGCAGTGCTGTGGTCAAGTACTCTGCCGCTCCCCCCAGCACTTATGCCCTCCCCGAGGAGAAGACGGACCTGAAGATGCCTCCTGCCAACTGGCTGAGGGAAAACCCCCAGCTTGGCAGTGCTGTTTTAGGCTCCAGCAGCAAAAGCAAGCCCTTTTCCAG ttttggaATTGCCTATGACTTCATTGATTGTATTGGAAATGGTGTTGATGTGGTGTCAGACTCTGAG AACATCAAGAAACTGTTGAAGATTCCCTACAGCAAGTCCCATGTTAGCATGGCAGTTCACCGTGTTGGAAGAACGCTGCTTGTAGATGAGCTGGATATTCAGGAGCTTTTTAGAAGATCCTCTCAG ACAGGAGACTGGACATGGCTCAAAGAGTTTTACCAGCGTCTAAACGATCAAAAATGGCAGcggaagaaaaaaagtaaagagcACTGGTATCAAAAAGCCATCCTGTCGAAGTTCCTCTACTACAG CATAAATGGCGATGGGGCTGCAGAGCCCGTGTTAGACAACATGAACGAGGGGGACGATGACAAAAACGCTGAAGAGTGCAGCTCTTCATGGCCCGCAACTTTTACCAGCCCATCAGATGCTCAAGAGTCAGAAATTCCCGAACAG GAAGGTGTTTCTGCGGACAGAAAGTTTGCTCTGGGCCAGGTGACATCTGTATTAAAAGAGCAAAACCTTCCCACCCTCTTCAATGAAGGGGAGAACAGCCAG GGTTTAAGGAATGACTTTGTGCGAAACATCATGTGGACTTTTGAGGACATCCACATGCTGGTTGGATCCAACATGCCAATATTTGGAGGCGGGCGATACCCCGCAGTCAGTCTGAAGCTGAG gGAAAGCAATAAACCGATCAACATTCTCACAGGAATCGACTACTGGCTGGACAACCTGATGTGCAACGTACCAGAACTGGTTATGTGTTTTCATGTCAATGGCATCGTTCAG aaatatgaAATGATTAAAACTGAGGACATTCCTCACCTGGAGAATTCCACTTTTTCCACAAGAGTTGTGAAAGACATCGCCCAGAATATTCTCTCCTTCCTGAAGTCCAACTGCACCAAAGAGGGTCACACTTACTGGCTTTTCAAAg CGAGTGGGAGTGACATTGTGAAGCTTTACGACCTGACCACTCTGTGTGAGGAAGCCGAGGAGGAGAAGTACCAGAATCCCTTCACTCTTCCTGTCGCAGTGCTGCTCTACAA GGTGGCCAGCAACCTGATGCTGAAGACGAGGCAAAACAGAAAGCACTACGGCACAGTCAGAACTCTGCTCCTCAACTGTGTCAAACTCCTTGATCAGGAGAGACATCCTCAG ATCATCGCGTCAGCTTACTACATGCTGTCAGAGCTGTTCCAGCTCAACGAGCCTTCTGAAGGCGATGGAGGGGAGTCTTTGAGGGCTGGTGGCTTGGAGGACAGCTACAGCGATGAagacagggaggaggaggaggaggaggatctcACCGAGGACAGCGACGAGAACAGCTCCTTCAGTGACGGCTCCAAGCTTCAGGACGATAGCAAAGCAGTGGCTGTGATCCGCTCTGTAGGGGAGCTGTCCGTCCCTGAGAAATACAAATCCACTCACCAGATCAGA ccAAGTGGATCCTTCCCCGTCTCTCAAGACAAGGAGGAGCGGTGCAGACACATCCTGAGCTACGTGCTGATG GGGTTGAAGGCAGTAGATGGCAGCATCAAGAGGGAGAGCGATCTCCCCGCCGCAGATCCAAACACACCCATTCCCCTCAAATACGAGGACGGCGCCTCGGCCGCAGAGAAAGGCCTTTCCCTCCTGCTTGAAAGAG caGGGCCTGTGCAGGCAGACCTGAAGCACCCGACACGCTCGGGGATGATCCCCGGCTCCTGGCAGCACCACATGAAGATGCAGTTGTTCCTCAAAGCCTCCAAGGCCTACTACGTCCTGTCGGACGCCGCCACCAACCTGCTGAAGTACGGCCGAGCCCTGCGCTACATCAAGCTGTCCATGCAGTGCTATG ACGCTTACTGTTCAGTGAATGGAACCCTAAGCCCACGAGTGCTGCAGCTCCACAGTCAGTGCCTGTCTCTGTGCGGCGACATCCAGCTGATGCTGGCCCAGAACGCCAACAACCGGGCGGCTTACCTGGAGGAATACAGCTATCAGACTAAAGATGATCAGGAAATCCTGCACAGCCTGCACAGAGAGAGCAGCTGCCAGG CATTCAACATGGTGACTGACCTGGCCATGGACCCGGAGTATCAGCTGTTTGTGAGCAGCAAATGTTACGAAGCAGCTCACGATCTGCTCATCTCTGAGGCCCTGAAAGAGGAAAACTCTGATCAGCTGCCGCAGCTCCTCAAAAGGCTGGGAAACATCCGTAATGAGATGGGAGTCTTCTACATGAATCAAGCTGCGGCCTTGCAAACAGAGAAAGAAA TGAAAAAGCCGGTGTCCACAGCGGAGCAGGAGTTGTGGAAGAAGAGTTTTTCCTTCTTCGAGAAAGGAATCGGGGACTTTGAGGCCATCGGGGACAAAACCAACACGGCGCTGTTGCTGTGTAACACGGGCCGGCTGATGAGAATCTGCGCTCAGGCCCACTGCACCGTCATGGCCGACGAGAGCCGAGGAGAGTTCTCTCCAGAGGAGGCGCTTTACTACAACAAG GCTATTGACTATTACCTGAGCGCCATGAGATCACTGGGGAGCAGAGAGATCCACCCTGCGGTCTGGGACAGTGTGAACTGGGAGCTGTCCACCACATATTTCACTCTGGCTACACTTCTGCAGGACTTTGCTCCGTTATCCAGAAAGGCCCAGGAGCAG aTTGAGCGAGAAGTGACAGAAGCCATGATAAAATCCCTCAAATACTGCGACCTGCAGACCGAATCCGCCCGCCAGCCGCTCTACCAGTACAGAGCGGCCACCATCCATCACCGCCTGGCCTCAATGTACCACAGCTGCTTTCGCAACCAG GTGGGAGATGAACACTCGAGGAAACAACACCGCAGCCTGGCGGAGCTTCACTACAGCAAAGCCGTGTCTTTGTTCCTCAGCCTCAGAGAGGCTCCCTGTGAGCTGCTCCGCACTTTACTGGAGAGAGTGGCTTTTGCTGAGTTTACCATGGCAG GTCAGAGCAGCAGCATGACTAAGCTGAAGAGCTTGACCGGAGCGATGGAGATCATGACCGAAGCGCACCACGCTTTCAGGCTGATCCAGAAAGAGCTGCTGGAAAAGGAGGAGGAA tCAAGTGAACCTGCTGCTTCTGAATCCCCAATCGGTTCTGATATGGCCGCCGCGGCGGGACTCGACCTTCCAGAGGTCACCAGGTTAATCGGCGTGTTTGAGCCGAGTTTCTgtttcctgctgctgcagatcatCAAACTGATGACGACAGTGAAGAGGAAACCGAG CAACAAGGACGAGGAGATGCTAAAAACGTACAAGAACGTTTACTCAAAGCTGCTGCGTGCAGACAAGAGCGCGCCTCTCCTGGACCGCATCCAGCTCTACATGgatctcctgcagcagctgaccccacaaacaggaagtgacggcgcCAATAAACAGGAAGAATAA
- the si:ch1073-143l10.2 gene encoding autophagy-related protein 16 isoform X1, with amino-acid sequence MGSWRNHVLAQLQQRDLKEKLPFVGVFSSLSRLEEHFEVRTQILDDVYRKRGGIDVESNNRLLLQLRESEHLANKLSQTVSDLTSILYLKDAELQHWQSRVSQYRREALTLTKESHNLKANLSEFEFTIESQSKDIQALRSEQKRLKEALAQAQEDGERLMERWIQGRREEADRLNKYNDTHERGFLAFSRWQKVAKHLKKQLQREKGKERVSAARRSLKVGRETPSSVIQVTVDPLDIHKGLQPHLSCSKSLTSLQECGESPL; translated from the exons ATGGGCAGCTGGCGCAATCACGTACTTGCTCAACTTCAGCAAAGAGACCTAAAGGAAAAACTTCCATTTGTTGGCGTTTTCTCAAGCT TGTCTCGTCTGgaagaacattttgaagttcGCACGCAGATTTTGGATGATGTTTACCGTAAAAG AGGTGGAATTGATGTGGAGAGCAATAACAGACTCCTTCTCCAGCTGAGGGAAAGTGAACACCTGGCAAACAAG TTGTCTCAAACAGTGTCAGATCTGACCTCCATCTTGTATCTGAAAGATGCTGAACTTCAGCACTGGCAGTCTCG GGTGTCTCAGTACCGCCGAGAAGCCCTCACCTTGACTAAAGAGAGCCACAACTTGAAGGCGAATCTCTCCGAATTTGAGTTTACCATAGAGAGTCAGTCCAAAGACATACAAGCCCTACGGTCGGAGCAGAAAAGACTGAAGGAAGCACTGGCCCAGGCTCAGGAAGATGGAGAGCGACTGATGGAGCGATGGATTCAGGGGAGGAGGGAGGAAGCAGACAGACTGAATAAATACAACGATACACACGAGCG tggatttctgGCTTTTTCCAGGTGGCAAAAAGTGGCCAAACATCTGAAGAAGCAGCTCCAGAGGGAGAAGGGAAAGGAGCGCGTATCAGCAGCAAGACGGTCTTTAAAAGTTGGAAGGGAAACTCCATCATCTGTCATTCAGG TCACCGTTGACCCATTGGATATACACAAAGGACTACAGCCGCACCTCAGCTGCAGCAAAAGTCTAACATCTCTACAAGAATGTGGGGAAAGCCCACTTTGA
- the si:ch1073-143l10.2 gene encoding autophagy-related protein 16 isoform X2 gives MGSWRNHVLAQLQQRDLKEKLPFVGVFSSLSRLEEHFEVRTQILDDVYRKRGGIDVESNNRLLLQLRESEHLANKLSQTVSDLTSILYLKDAELQHWQSRVSQYRREALTLTKESHNLKANLSEFEFTIESQSKDIQALRSEQKRLKEALAQAQEDGERLMERWIQGRREEADRLNKYNDTHERWQKVAKHLKKQLQREKGKERVSAARRSLKVGRETPSSVIQVTVDPLDIHKGLQPHLSCSKSLTSLQECGESPL, from the exons ATGGGCAGCTGGCGCAATCACGTACTTGCTCAACTTCAGCAAAGAGACCTAAAGGAAAAACTTCCATTTGTTGGCGTTTTCTCAAGCT TGTCTCGTCTGgaagaacattttgaagttcGCACGCAGATTTTGGATGATGTTTACCGTAAAAG AGGTGGAATTGATGTGGAGAGCAATAACAGACTCCTTCTCCAGCTGAGGGAAAGTGAACACCTGGCAAACAAG TTGTCTCAAACAGTGTCAGATCTGACCTCCATCTTGTATCTGAAAGATGCTGAACTTCAGCACTGGCAGTCTCG GGTGTCTCAGTACCGCCGAGAAGCCCTCACCTTGACTAAAGAGAGCCACAACTTGAAGGCGAATCTCTCCGAATTTGAGTTTACCATAGAGAGTCAGTCCAAAGACATACAAGCCCTACGGTCGGAGCAGAAAAGACTGAAGGAAGCACTGGCCCAGGCTCAGGAAGATGGAGAGCGACTGATGGAGCGATGGATTCAGGGGAGGAGGGAGGAAGCAGACAGACTGAATAAATACAACGATACACACGAGCG GTGGCAAAAAGTGGCCAAACATCTGAAGAAGCAGCTCCAGAGGGAGAAGGGAAAGGAGCGCGTATCAGCAGCAAGACGGTCTTTAAAAGTTGGAAGGGAAACTCCATCATCTGTCATTCAGG TCACCGTTGACCCATTGGATATACACAAAGGACTACAGCCGCACCTCAGCTGCAGCAAAAGTCTAACATCTCTACAAGAATGTGGGGAAAGCCCACTTTGA